The genomic stretch TGCTGCAAAATATATTCAGCGTCAAGCAAGTCCGTGCGTCCATCGCCGTTGTAGTCCTTCATGCACTCAATCACCGCGCAATAGGGCTTGCGACTCGGAGTCGGGGTCTCATCGTCAAAAAGCGATAACTGTCTCTGCGCTATCGGGCTTCCTGCGTAACATGTCGCGATTAATTTCTTTAGGCCGATTGTGTTGAAGAACAGCGAGAAATACTTGAAGAACTCACTTTCATACGGATCATCGCAATTACACAGCACAGTTTTTCCCCTGAAGTGTTCCCAGTAATACCGCATTTCGTTTTCGATGTCGCTGCGTGAAGTGTAAAACTCATCCTGCCTTGCGCGAGCCGCTTCCTGCAATGCAAAATTTTTCGCCATCAGATTCGCCCGTATAACCTGCAGGCCGCCCTTATCCTGTCAGCAAGCCCATCAGGAATCGCGTCCGCCGTCATCCTCCATGCCCAGTTTCCTGAAGCTGTTGACGGAATATTGACCCGCGACTCAGCTCCGAGCCTCAGATAGTCCTGCATTGGTATTATTGCCGTGTCAGCAACAGAACTCACAGCAAGCCGCGTAACTTCTGACGCAAAAATGAAGCCGTCCATGACTCCGCGCCCAATGTATGACGCAAAATTGTTGATTTCCGACTCTGAGGCATCATTCTCGAACCAGCCCCGCGATGTATTGTTGTCGTGTGTCCCCGTATAGACGACAGAATCCCGCGTATGATTGTGAGGGGCATAGGGATTATCCCAGGGATTGCCGAACGCAAAATGAAGCACCAGCATTCCCGGAAGGCCGTAATCTTTCCTGACCGCTTCAACGTCCGGCGTAATGATTCCGAGATTCTCCGCCCAGAATGGCATTGACGGGAAATTTTCCTTCAGCACCGCAAAGAATTTCTCATGCGGGACATCAATCCATTCTCCATTTTTGGCGGTCTCCTCGCCGTAGGGAACAGCCCAGTACGCCACAAGCCCGCGGAAATGATCTATCCTGATTTTGTCGAACATCGCAAGAAGGTTACGCAGTCTCTTAATCCACCACGTAAAGCCGTCTTTCTCCATTGCCGCCCAGTTGTAGCAGGGATTGCCCCATAGCTGACCGTCCGCGCTGAAGTAATCCGGCGGGACTCCTGCCACTGTTACGGGATTCAGGTCTTCCCCTATGTCGAACTGCCCGGGATTCTGCCACACGTCCGCGCAGTCGAGCGTAACATACAGCGGCATATCCCCGACAATCTCAACGCCGAGCGCGTTCAGATATTCGTGAAGTGCTTTGACCTGCCGGAAAAATATGTACTGCCCGAACTCCTGCCGGGCTATTTCCTCGGAGTATTCAGCCTTAAACTTTCGGATTGCGCCGGGGTCTTTGTGCTTTAGGTCATCAGGCCATTCGTACCAGGGGATTCCGCCGTTGACCTGCTTAATGACGCTGAAGAGGGCGAAAGGTTCAAGCCATTCCGCAGACGCTGTAAACTCCCGGAAGTCTGACGCGCTCCCCTTCATGACACGCTTATAGGCCGCGCTGAGAATTTCTGTCTTGAAGGCTCTTGCTGACTCGTAGTCGACACGCTCAGGATTTTTCCCGAAATCATATTTTGCCGACAGTCTCGTGAGTTCGTCATCTGTAATCATTCCCTCGTCCGCGAGAATCTCCGGGCTTATGAGAAGATGATTGCCCGCAAACGCACTCGTAGGGCTGTAGGGGGAATTTCCGCACCCGGGATCTATCGTTGTCATCGGAAGAACCTGCCATATCTTTTGGCCTGCGTCATGAAGAAACTTCCCAAACTTTAACGCCTCCGGGCCGAAATCACCAATGCCGAATTTTGACGGAAGAGACGTAACCGGCAGCAATATTCCTGCACTCCTCATAATATTATTCCTCCTAAACTATATCGCGCCGGAGTCATAGACAGCACAGCCCGCGCAGAATGTCATAGCAATGTCAACAGATGCAATTTCTTCCGGCCTCACCCTGAAGGGATCCTGCTCAAGTATCACTAAATCCGCGTCATTTCCCACAGCTATCTCGCCCCGCCGGGACTCCGCGCCCCCGTTCCATGACGCTGACCACGTATAAACGCTCATAGCCTCCGCCACGCTCAAGCCCTGAGACACGAGAATGCTTGCGGCTTTTACGGGAGACGATAGAGAGTCGCCGCTTCCTGATGAGATTACGAGTCCATTCTGGAACGCCTCATGAAGAAAATCATTCTCCCCTCCGGCAAGGGCAATACCTCCGAGACCAAGAAGGCGCATACGGTCAATGAGATTCCCGGCGATGTTCTTCACGACATGGCGGAGATTTTTGCGAGAACGTTTAATGACTCTCTCTAGGGCGTTGAGGCAGGATTTATTGTTGTCGCTGATTACCTGACAGCCCGAAAGGTGAGCGGAGTAAATCATATTTTTCTGTTCTTGCTGCTCCAAAGCTCCGTCAACGATAATCCCTCCGAGTCGGCAGAACGGAAGCCCGTCCCCTGTCCGCAGTCCGTGAGAGAGAAACTCATTCAGCGGATTAACCCCGTCAAAAGCAAAATTACACCTCATACGAAACGTGAGACTGTCATAAGCGTCATTAAAGAATATATCCCAGAGTCTTTTAGCGTTTTGGGCGACCCCGTGAAAGTCTGACCATATTTCAGTTATGCCGAGTGCGTTTGCTTTGGGCGCGTAAGTTTTCACGAGATGGATAATATCTTCCTCGCTGAGGGGCGGAAGGTGAGTCGTAAATTCGTCAAGCTCTACATTATCCTGCGGCATGTTAAATTCATTCATGGCCGGGGTATTCAATACGGCGCGGCTCATTTTCGCGTCAATAACAGCGCAGGGCAGGGAAGGTATCACCGAGTCCAAATCATCGCGGGAAATCATGATGTCATCCGGGAGATTCGCGGCTATGTACCATTCGCGGAGGGGCTTGGGATTGGCGCGTGAGTATGCTGTGAGGGCTTCGGACATTTCGCGGGCTGAACGGACTCCTGCGAGGCTGAGTCTTTCTTGGGACTCCGCCCATGTCAGGAAGTCGAGCGATGTATCACAGAATCCGGGCAGAACTGTCCTGCCGTGAAGGTCGATGATTTTTCCGTCAAGGCCGGTGCTTTCGTCGTCAACAGAAACGATCCGGCCATGTTCAAACGTGATATTAGCCGCCGTCCCTGAAGGTGTGTGAATCCTGCCGTTGATGAGAGAAATTTTTTCGTCTTGGGTATGCTCCATGTAAAGCAGATTCCCCCCTAATGTGTATAAATATAATACAGCCCGCCCGGAGTGTTTCAGGCAGGCCGCGTGAAAAATGCTAGTAGAGTCCGCTGTGCTTCTGTCCGATTCCAAAAATCTGAAGCGACGACTCCATAAGCTCATTCTGCTGCTTGACGAGCCACGAGCCTACAGCCATCTGAACTTTTGCCTGGCTCATTCCCATAGAGGCTTCCGCTATGCTCATGGGATCGGCTCCGCTTTCGAGTACCTGCGCACTTGCGGCGTTGGCGGTGTTGAGTCCCTGCTGCATCATTGCGAGTCCGTTCTGTCCGAGCGTGTCAAAACTCTTGAAGTTAATCATGATTTGCGCCTCCCTCCGTTAATGTGATATGTGTTAGTATACTACGAGTGAACGAATTTTCCGGCAAAAGGAGATTGATACCGAATGAAATTTTCTGTCATTATTTTCGTCATGGCCTGCGCGATTCTTGGGACTGTGATTCCTCCCTGCCTCGCTGAAACTGAAGACGGCTTCACAATTTCACCGATTGACCCGGCGACCTTCGCCCGCATGAAAGGCAAATCCTACAAGGACAACTGTCCCATTCCGCTTGAAGACCTGCGATATTTGCGCGTCCTGCACAAAGACCTCAACGGCCAAACGCACGAGGGTGAATTAGTCTGCAACGTGTATATAGCTTCTGATGTTCTCGAAATTTTCCGGGGGCTTTACGAGGCAGGTTACCCTGTCGAAAAAGTCCGGCTTGTCGATGAGTATAACGCGGACGATGAGACATCAATGCGGGACAATAATTCGTCAAGTTTCAACTTCCGTTTCATTTCGCACACGACAAGAATATCAAAGCACGGCTTAGGATTGGCGGTAGACATCAACACGCTGTATAATCCCTATGTCAAGACCGTAAACGGAAAACTCATCATCGAACCGGCCACAGCTGGAGAATACACAGACAGGAGCAAATCTTTCCCCTACAAGATAGAGCGGGGCGATTTGTGCTACAAGCTATTCACCGGGCGCGGATTTGAATGGGGCGGAGAATGGAAGACCGTCAAAGACTACCAGCACTTTGAAGTTTCCGATGAAGTCGCAAGAAAACTTTACCCGGATTACAGATAACACGAGGAGGAATCGCGCAATGGAGACAAGAGTCGCAGTAATGAGCATAATCGTGGAGAACACAGAATCAATCGAGGCACTGAACAATACGCTTCACGAGTACCGCCAGCACATAATAGGCCGTATGGGACTCCCGTACCACCAGAAGAATATCAACCTCATAAGCATAGCACTTGACGCACCGCAGGATGTGATTTCGGCACTGTCCGGGAAAATCGGCAATCTTGACGGGGTAAGCGTAACTATGGCTTTCTCGAAATAGCGAATTACGGAGGCTTTGCGGACTATGGGAACAAAAATTTCTGTGATGAATATAGTTGTTGAAGACAGCAGCTCAGTTGAGTCCGTCAGCAATATTATTCATGATTACAGGCAGTATGTCATCGGGCGAATGGGACTGCCCTGCCGCGTGAAGGACATAATCATAATCAGCATTGCGCTTGAAGCACCGAAAAATATTGTCGCGGAAATTTCCAGCAAGATAGACGAGATTAACGGCTCCGGCGTAAGAACGTATTATCTCGGAACGCTCAAGAAGCCGGAATGAATATCAATTCTCTTGCGCTCAAATTATCGGAAAATCATTCGCTGAGTGTTGATGAGTACGAACAGTTAATCGCCGGATTCAATGACGGAAACGCCGACACGTGCGAGCGGGGACACGAAAGTGTACAGCTTTTGCGTAAACATGCCGTAAGAGTCCGGCGCGAATTTTACGGCAATGATGTCTACATACGCGGGCTAATCGAAATCAGCAACATTTGCCGGAATGATTGTTACTACTGCGGAATAAGACGGAGCAATTCACACTGCGAGCGTTACAGGCTGAGTCATGACGAGATTTTAGCGTGCGCTGATGAAGGTTACGGACTCGGCTTCAGGACGTTTGTTTTGCAGGGAGGCGAGGACTCATACTTCAGCGATGAGAGACTCGGCGGTATTGTTCGCGGCATAAAGTCAAAACATCCCGATTGCGCTGTAACTCTCTCGATTGGTGAAAGGAGTCATGACAGCTACAAGTTCCTGAAGGCTTGCGGAGCTGACAGATATTTATTGCGACATGAGACAGCGAACCCGGAGCATTACGCGAGACTTCACCCGGCTGAAATGTCGTACTCTCATAGAATGAACTGCTTGAAGAGTCTCCGGGAGTTAGGCTATCAAGTCGGCTGCGGCTTCATGGTTGGGAGTCCGTTTCAGACATCACGGAATCTTGCTGAGGATCTGAAATTCATTGAGACGTTCAGGCCGGAAATGTGCGGGATTGGGCCGTTCATACCGCATAAAGATACGCCGTTCAGGGATTGCCCCGCCGGGACTGTTGAGCAGACATGCTATCTTCTCTCAATCATCAGACTCATTCACCCTTCTGTTTTGCTTCCATCGACAACAGCACTCGGAACTATTGACCCTTTAGGACGCGAGAAGGGCATAATGTCAGGTGCTAATGTGTTAATGCCGAATTTGTCGCCCGTCAGTGTGCGGAAAAAGTACGAGCTTTACGACAACAAAATATGCACTGGCGAGGAGTCAGCACAATGCCGGGAATGCCTCAGCAGGAGAATGCGGAAAATAGGGTATGAGATTGTTGTTGACAGGGGAGACATTGCCGGGCGCGGAATCAGCGCATAAAATTCCGCTCCTCACAATGATATAATGTGCGTTATCCACAAAAATTGAGGAGGTTAAAATCATGGCGAACAAGTACGCGGGAACACAGACCGAGAAAAATCTTCAGGCGGCGTTTGCAGGGGAGTCGCAGGCGCGGAACAAGTACACCTATTTTGCGTCAGTCGCAAAGAAAGAGGGCTACGAGCAGATAGCGGCAATCTTCCTTCACACGGCAGACAACGAGAAGGAACACGCAAAAATGTGGTTCAAGGAGCTTGACGGGATCGGCGACACGTCAGCAAACCTCACAGCGGCGGCTGAGGGCGAGAACTACGAGTGGACAGACATGTACGAGGGCTTTGCGAAAACGGCAGAGGCTGAGGGCTTCAAGGCACTTGCGGCGAAATTCAGAATGGTTGCGGCAATCGAGAAACATCACGAGGAGAGATACCGCGCATTGCTGAAGAATGTTGAGGCACAGGAAGTATTTGCCCGGAGCGAGGTCAAAGTGTGGGAGTGCAGGAACTGCGGACATATCGTAGTCGGAACAAAAGCCCCGGAAATCTGCCCTGTTTGCGCCCATCCGAAAGCATATTTTGAGATTCACGGCGAAAACTACTAAGCGTTAATTCAAGTCCTCCCCTGTGAGAAATTGCGGGGGAGGATTTTTTCACAAAGAGAGGAGATATTATCATGACGCTGAAAGAAGAAGCATACGCGATTATTGACAGGCTTCCCGAAAAAGTGATGGGAGATATTCTGCAAGTGCTGAAGAAGACGGACGAGAATCCGCGCACATGGGAGACACCTGAACAGGAGCAGGCAAGGAAAGCGAAAGAGCGTGAAGAAAGCATGGCGGCTTTTCGCTGGATGGAGGAAATGAAAAAGAAGAAGCCTCTGCTGATTCCTGAAAACTACGAAGAGGCATACGCGGACGCAATAGCAGAAAAATACGGTGTGGCGAAATGATGAAAGTACTTGTTGACACAAACGTTATAATCACGTACCTGACAGAGCACGAAGATAAATATTCAGCAGAATCACGGCAGGTTATGGAAATGTGCGCGGCAAAAAAGATTGAAGGCTACATTGCATTTCATTCGCTGTCTATAATCTGGTATTCTTCCGGGAGAATGAAGCAGCCTGAAGAAATCCGGCGTGAATGGCTTGACCGTGTGTGCAAGGTTCTCACGACAGCAAGCGCGGGACATGATTTAGTCGTTGAGGCAGTGCATGATACTGAGTTCCGCGACTTTGAGGACAACTTGCAGGCCATATGCGCCCAGAGCATTAACGCCGACTACATCATCACAGCAAACTTGAAGGACTACGAGAACAGCAGGGTTAAGGCGGTTACCCCGGAAGAGTTCGTGAATATCGCCGACAGGTGAGCCGCCCCCCTCAGAATCTCAGCTAAGGAAGTCTAACGCGCTCTGCACAAAGTAATCTATCCCGTAAGCAAAACAATTCTCATCAGGTGAAAATTTCGTGCTGTGGAGTTTCGGAGCGTCAGAAATCTTCACGCCCGCAGGAGTACACCCAAGCCACGCCATAAACGCAGGTCTCTCCCTCGCAAAGAACGCGAAATCCTCAGCCGCCAAATCAGGCTCATCAGCAATTATCACAAACTCAGGATATATTTTCCTCACAGCAGAAGCCGCAATCCCGGCCATGTCAGAGTCATTCACAAGCGGCGGATAACCCTTCACGTATTCCACATCACACGAACAGCCAAGCCCCTCCGCGATTCCTTTCGCAGTGCGCGTGATTAGCTCCGGCATCCGGGACTGCACAGAAGGATTCAGAGTCCGCACAGTGCCTTCAAGTTTCACATTGTCGGGAATAACGTTGTACCTGTAACCGCCGTGTATCGTCCCTATCGTCAAGACAGCAGAGTCCAGCGGCGAGACTGAGCGCGAGATTACCGCCTGCAATCCCGTAATCACATGAGCCGCCGCGACAATTGCGTCATTACCTTGATCCGGCCTCGAACCGTGAGCCGTCCGCCCGTGAACTGTGATATATACCCTGTCTGAAGCCGCCATACATGCCCCGGAGCGCACAGCAATTTTTCCCGTCCCGTAGACAGGCCACACATGAAGCGAAAATATCCCGTCAACCTCCGGCGAGTCTAATACCCCGTCCCGAATCATTCCCGGTGCGCCCCCGGTGGGATTAAGTTCCTCTGACGGCTGAAAGATGAATTTCACGTTGCCCCGGATTTTGTCGCGCATTCCTGACAGGACGCAGGCAGCCCCTAACAGCATGGCCGTGTGCGTGTCGTGTCCGCAGGCGTGCATAACTCCCGGAAATTTTGAGGCATACTGGAGGCCCGTCTCTTCATTCAGGGGAAGAGCGTCCATATCAGCGCGGAGTCCTACAGTTTTTCCCGGCTTATTACCCTCCTGACCCCCCATAATCCCCCCTAATTTAGGGGGGACACGGCTTGCCGAGAGGGGTAACGACTCTCCCGCGCCTTTTCCCCGCAATAACCCTACAACGCCGAATCCCCCGACATTCTTCCGCACCTCAATGCCGAGTCCCTCAAGAACATTCGCCACAAGCCCGGCGGTTTTCTCCTCATGCTGTGATAATTCCGGGTGAGAATGTATTTCCCTCCTCCATGAAATCACCTGCGGCAAAAATTTTTCTGCGTACAAATTTCATCACCTTCCGGGATTTTCTTGCGACAATGATATACTCTCAGCCGTAACTTTCACAGGGGGGATTTAACGACATGGAACAAAGAGAGAAACAAATAATCCGGGTCAGCATAATCGGAATCATTGCGAATATATTTCTTGCGGGATTCAAATTTGCTGTGGGATTCTTTGCGCGTTCAGTTGCGATTATGGCGGACGCTGTGAACAATGCCAGCGATGTATTGTCGTCAGTAGTAACGATAATCGGCACGAAGCTTGCCGGGAAACCTGCGGACAAGGCGCACCCATTCGGACATGGCCGTGTAGAGTACATTACGGCGGCTGTGATTTCGGGAATCATTCTTTACGCGGGAATAACTGCGCTTGTTGAGTCGGTCTCACGAATCATTAATCCTGTTGAGCCTGAGCACAGCGCGGTGAGTCTTGGTGTTGTTGCAGCTGGCGTAATCGTGAAAATAGTATTAGGGCGTTACGTGAAATCGCAGGGGGAAAAATTATCGTCCGACTCTCTGAAAAATTCGGGTGCTGACGCTCTCATGGACTCGGCTGTGTCATCAACGACTCTAATTGGTGCGCTTGCGTTTATGTTCGCGGGATTGAATCTTGAGGCGTGGCTCGGAGTGTTTATCTCAATCATGATAATCAAAGCGGCTGCTGATATGTTCATGGAGACGACAAGCAAAATTCTGGGCGAACGTGAAGACAGCGAATTGACACGGGCAATAAAGGAGACAATCTGCGAAACTGAAGGCGTTTACGGTGCGTATGATTTGATTCTGACGAACTACGGCCCCGACAAGCTGATAGGCTCAGTACATATTGAGGTGCCTGACACATGGACGGCGGGGAAAATTGACGAGACAAGCCGGAAGATAATGCACAGAGTCGCAATGAAGAATCATATCGCGCTTGCGGCAATAGGTGTATATTCGCACAACACTACGGACAAGAGAGCCTCAGAGATTCGCGAGAATGTTACGAGGGCGGCCATGTCGCAGAAATATGTGTTGCAGGTTCACGGGTTCTATTTCAGCGCGGACGAAAAGACAATACGGTTTGATGTTGTTGCGGATTTCTCTGCGCCTGATGTTGAGGCTGTACACAAAGAAGTTACTGACGCTGTGAAGAAGCTGTACCCGGAGTATAAATTAACGGTGCAGGTTGATTCGGATTTTTCGGACTAGGGGAGGAGGAATAATTTTGCCGTACATAGCGATGAAGGACAACACGAAAATTTATTACGAGGAGCGCGGAGAAGGCGAGACAGTATTATTTTTGCACGGACTCAGCTCATCACACTTTGAGCTTCAGCCGTTCATGAAGAATTTTGAGGGCGAATATCATTGTGTCTGCTACGATCACCGGGGACATGCCGCTTCCGAACGTACCCACAAGCACATGAACATTCACACGCTAGGGCAGGACTTGCGCGAGATCGTCGAGTATCTGAATCTCCGGGACATTCACATAATCGGTCATTCGATGGGAGCGGCAACAATTTTCAGCTACGTGAATCAATTCGGCTGTGAGAGGCTCAAGACAATAACGGCGGTTGACATGACTCCGTACATGCGTAATACGGTGTGGCAGGGCGGAATTGGCCAGGGGAAATGGACGGATGAAGACTTCATGACGGACATAGATATGATGTTTGACGACATTGGCGCGGCGAACTGGCGGATAATGACTCACTTGATGACCCCGGCAATGTCAGCGACCCCGAAAGAATATACGCCTGCAATGATGTCAATGTGCCGTGAAAATCTTGACCCGTTCACGGTTGCGGCCATGTGGTACTCGTTATTCCGCACAGATCAGCGGGAAGCCGTCAGCAAAATCACAGTGCCATTTCTGTACCTCATGCCTGAAACGCCGCTTTACTCAATGACAACGGTTAATTTCTACCGCGAGAACGTGAAGAATAAATTTGTGCTTGAGAATAATTTTCTCGGCACGACTCATTTATTGCTCATGGAGAAACCGAATGAGTCCGCCGAATGCGTGAAAAAATTTTTGAGGTCATAACATGCACTACACGGAGCCTTTGTACAGGAGTCCCTACTGGCCTACGCTGCCATTGCTCGAAATCACACAGGGCTGTACGCACAACAAGTGCAAATTCTGCAATATGTACCGTGATGTTCAGTTCCGAATGTCCCCGCTTGAATGGGTTGAAGAAGACCTGAAAGAGATTGCCGAAAGATGGCCGAAAGCACAAACGCTTCAGATACTCAGCGCGAATCCTCTCGCTTTGACGTATGACAGGCTCGCGCCCCGTATCGAACTCATCCGCAAATATCTTCCCGGCCTCAAAGTGATGTATGCACAGACTAGAGTCTCAGACATCAGGAACAAGACAGTAAACGAACTCGCAAGCCTCCGCGAAATGGGACTCAGCGAAATATCATTAGGCACTGAAAGCGGCGATGATTGGACACTCTCACGAATCAACAAGGGATATACTTCCTCCGACATTCTCGAACAGTGCGCCAAACTTGACGAGGCCGGGATAAAATACTGGATGTCGTTCCTTAACGGTGTTGCGGGAAAATCTCACAGCATACAGCACGCTGTGAACTCGGCGAAAATTTACAGCATGTGCCATCCCAAAGTGATTGGCACCGGGGGACTCGTGTTGTTCGACGGTACAGAGCTGAAAGAGGAAGCAGAGCGCGGAGAATTTGACCCTTGCACCGAGCGTGAATTGATGATTGAGCTTAGGACTTTTATCGAGAACCTTACGATTGACTTTGAGAGATTCATAACACATCATACAGTCTCAGCTAATCTCAACTGCCGTAACTTTCAGGCAAGCAAGCCCGAAATCCTCGCAGAGCTACAATACGCGATTGACAATACAGACCTTGACGAACTAGCCCGAAGCAGAGCCGCAAAGAAAAGACTGTAATCCGCAAAATTTTTCCCGGTCTCGACATACAGAGCCGGGATTTTTTCTGCCTGTGGTAAGATACTTCACATCACTTTTTCCACAAAGGAATGATTTTTCATGAAGGCCGTAATGACCGTAACAGCTCAGGACAGAGTCGGAATTATCGCGGGCGTTTGCTCGTTGCTTGCTGAAATGGGCGTGAATATTCTTGACCTGAGTCAGACAGTAATGCAGGGAATTTTCACGATGACTCTTCTTGTCGACACATCAACATCATCACATACATTTGACGAAATACGCACAGCCCTAATGACGAGGGGCGAAAAAGAGTCGCTCAACATTCACATACAGCGTGCGGATATTTTCGAGGCTATGCACAGGGTGTAAACGATGCTGAATATTTCTGACATAATGCAGACGGTCAACATGATCGACCATCAGCATTTAGACATACGGACAATAACGCTTGGTATATCTTTGTACGACTGCGCCTCATCCGACATTCACAAATGCGCCCGCAAGATTCATGACAAGATTTGCAGGAAGGCAGAAAATCTCGTGAAGGTCGGCTGTGAAATCGAGAATGAGTACGGGATTCCCATCGTCAACAAAAGAATCTCCGTTACTCCAATCGCCGAAATTGCCGCGTCATGTGAAAGCGGTGATTATTCCGTAATCGGCCATGCACTGAATGATGCCGCGAAAGAATGCGGGGTAAATTTTATCGGGGGATTCTCTGCGTTAGTGCATAAGGGATTCACTGAGTCTGACAAAAGATTAATCGCCTCAATTCCTCAGACACTCGCGGGAACGGAGCTTGTATGTTCGTCCGTAAACGTTGCCACAACGAAAGCCGGAATCAACATGGACGCAGTTGCGATGATGGGACGAATCATAAAGGAGACGGCAAATCTTACGGCGGACAAAAACGGACTCGGCTGCGCGAAACTCGTAGTATTTGCGAACGCTGTAGAAGATAATCCGTTCATGGCCGGAGCGTTTCACGGAGCGGGCGAGCCTGAATGCGTGATAAATGTCGGAGTGTCAGGGCCGGGCGTTGTGTGGCGTGCGCTGAAAGATGTAAAGGGAGAAAGTTTTGACGTTGTAGCCGAGACTGTGAAGCGTACAGCCTTCCGCATTACGCGAATGGGTCAGGTTGTGGCTAATGCAGCGTCAGAAAGATTAGGGATTCCTTTCGGGATTGTCGATCTGTCATTGGCACCGACTCCCGCAAAGGGCGATTCTGTTGCGCGTATTCTTGAGGAGATGGGACTCAAAGTCTGCGGGACTCACGGGACAACGGCGGCACTTGCGTTGCTGAATGACGCAGTGAAGAAAGGCGGAGTGATGGCTTCCGGCCATGTCGGGGGATTGTCGGGTGCGTTTATCCCGGTGAGCGAGGACGAGGGAATGATTCACGCGGTGAAGTCGGGGAATCTCTCAGTCGAAAAGCTAGAGGCTATGACGTGCGTATGCTCCGTAGGTCTCGACATGATAGCAGTACCGGGAGACACGAGCGCGGAGACTATAGCGGCGATAATTGCGGACGAGTCAGCGATCGGAGTCATCAACAACAAGACGACAGCCGTTAGAATTATCCCTGCTCCGGGGAAGAGTGTCGGAGATTCCGTTGAGTTTGGCGGGTTATTGGGCAATGCTCCCGTAATGCGCGTGAATAATGCGGGAAGCGGTGAATTTATCGCGAGGGGAGGAAGAATCCCGGCACCGATTCACAGCTTGAGGAATTAAAATCGAGCTGTAAAATTTGCGTTGCTCCTTTGAAGTTTATGGGAGCGATTTTTTCTGTAATGTCTTTGTGATTTACGGCGTATTCTAAAATCATTCCTATGAGTTCATTTCTTGAGCGGTTACTTCTGACTTCCCGACAATGTTACGCTCCTCAGCCAACAACACCGCAATACAGGCCTCAATACGTAGCACCCTCAAAAACGTGGCGGCAATTCTGGCAGAGCAAATATACTCCGCAATCACATCACCGAAAATTTCCGGGGCTGTCTGAAATATGGCGGCCTCGTTTTGTGTTTCATATCCGCGAAATAATGTCGCTGAGTTTCACGGCCTTCAAATTTTCCTCTAACGACTTTTGAATCTCATCAAGAAATCCTCCGAGCGCATGATTAATATTTTTCCCGACAACGCATTTCGGATTAGGATTCGGATGGAGCCGGAATAGTTTTCCCTTCACGCTTTCGACAGCCGT from Synergistaceae bacterium encodes the following:
- a CDS encoding amidohydrolase; amino-acid sequence: MYAEKFLPQVISWRREIHSHPELSQHEEKTAGLVANVLEGLGIEVRKNVGGFGVVGLLRGKGAGESLPLSASRVPPKLGGIMGGQEGNKPGKTVGLRADMDALPLNEETGLQYASKFPGVMHACGHDTHTAMLLGAACVLSGMRDKIRGNVKFIFQPSEELNPTGGAPGMIRDGVLDSPEVDGIFSLHVWPVYGTGKIAVRSGACMAASDRVYITVHGRTAHGSRPDQGNDAIVAAAHVITGLQAVISRSVSPLDSAVLTIGTIHGGYRYNVIPDNVKLEGTVRTLNPSVQSRMPELITRTAKGIAEGLGCSCDVEYVKGYPPLVNDSDMAGIAASAVRKIYPEFVIIADEPDLAAEDFAFFARERPAFMAWLGCTPAGVKISDAPKLHSTKFSPDENCFAYGIDYFVQSALDFLS
- a CDS encoding cation transporter codes for the protein MEQREKQIIRVSIIGIIANIFLAGFKFAVGFFARSVAIMADAVNNASDVLSSVVTIIGTKLAGKPADKAHPFGHGRVEYITAAVISGIILYAGITALVESVSRIINPVEPEHSAVSLGVVAAGVIVKIVLGRYVKSQGEKLSSDSLKNSGADALMDSAVSSTTLIGALAFMFAGLNLEAWLGVFISIMIIKAAADMFMETTSKILGEREDSELTRAIKETICETEGVYGAYDLILTNYGPDKLIGSVHIEVPDTWTAGKIDETSRKIMHRVAMKNHIALAAIGVYSHNTTDKRASEIRENVTRAAMSQKYVLQVHGFYFSADEKTIRFDVVADFSAPDVEAVHKEVTDAVKKLYPEYKLTVQVDSDFSD
- a CDS encoding alpha/beta hydrolase gives rise to the protein MPYIAMKDNTKIYYEERGEGETVLFLHGLSSSHFELQPFMKNFEGEYHCVCYDHRGHAASERTHKHMNIHTLGQDLREIVEYLNLRDIHIIGHSMGAATIFSYVNQFGCERLKTITAVDMTPYMRNTVWQGGIGQGKWTDEDFMTDIDMMFDDIGAANWRIMTHLMTPAMSATPKEYTPAMMSMCRENLDPFTVAAMWYSLFRTDQREAVSKITVPFLYLMPETPLYSMTTVNFYRENVKNKFVLENNFLGTTHLLLMEKPNESAECVKKFLRS
- a CDS encoding radical SAM protein: MHYTEPLYRSPYWPTLPLLEITQGCTHNKCKFCNMYRDVQFRMSPLEWVEEDLKEIAERWPKAQTLQILSANPLALTYDRLAPRIELIRKYLPGLKVMYAQTRVSDIRNKTVNELASLREMGLSEISLGTESGDDWTLSRINKGYTSSDILEQCAKLDEAGIKYWMSFLNGVAGKSHSIQHAVNSAKIYSMCHPKVIGTGGLVLFDGTELKEEAERGEFDPCTERELMIELRTFIENLTIDFERFITHHTVSANLNCRNFQASKPEILAELQYAIDNTDLDELARSRAAKKRL
- a CDS encoding ACT domain-containing protein encodes the protein MKAVMTVTAQDRVGIIAGVCSLLAEMGVNILDLSQTVMQGIFTMTLLVDTSTSSHTFDEIRTALMTRGEKESLNIHIQRADIFEAMHRV
- a CDS encoding PFL family protein; this translates as MLNISDIMQTVNMIDHQHLDIRTITLGISLYDCASSDIHKCARKIHDKICRKAENLVKVGCEIENEYGIPIVNKRISVTPIAEIAASCESGDYSVIGHALNDAAKECGVNFIGGFSALVHKGFTESDKRLIASIPQTLAGTELVCSSVNVATTKAGINMDAVAMMGRIIKETANLTADKNGLGCAKLVVFANAVEDNPFMAGAFHGAGEPECVINVGVSGPGVVWRALKDVKGESFDVVAETVKRTAFRITRMGQVVANAASERLGIPFGIVDLSLAPTPAKGDSVARILEEMGLKVCGTHGTTAALALLNDAVKKGGVMASGHVGGLSGAFIPVSEDEGMIHAVKSGNLSVEKLEAMTCVCSVGLDMIAVPGDTSAETIAAIIADESAIGVINNKTTAVRIIPAPGKSVGDSVEFGGLLGNAPVMRVNNAGSGEFIARGGRIPAPIHSLRN